In Quercus robur chromosome 11, dhQueRobu3.1, whole genome shotgun sequence, the sequence CAAGACTATAGGCAAAGGTCAAGAACTCCTCCTAGTGAATTTTTCTTGTATGATGAAGATTATTGCCGTAGTCGCAGAAACAACAATTCATCTTTGAGAGGCTTGGTAAATGATGCTATGAATAAGATACTCAACCAAGTTTCTAAATCACCCTTCACCTTCTGGATTGAGGAAGGAAGATTTCCTTGGCGGTTCACTCAACCCACTTTTACCTTGTATAATGGTAGAACGGATCCTGTTGAACATGTTAGTCACTTTAATCAAAAGATGGCGGTACATTCTAAGAACgaagccttgatgtgcaaggtttttTCGTCCAGTTTGAGGCttgtggcgatgaggtggtttgatggtcTGAGGGCAGGATTCATCAGTTCCTTTAAGGAACTCACCCAGATGTTTGGGTCCCATTTTATTACGTGTAGTAGAGCACCTCGTCCTTTGGCGTCTTTGCTATCTCTGTCCATAAGAGATGGTGGAACTATGAAAACATACTCGAATCgatattgggagatgttcaatgagatagaAGGTGATTTTAAGGACGTGGCCATCAGTACTTTCAAGCTTGGCTTGCTTGCAGGGCATGGTCTAAGGAAGGCTTTGGCGAGGAAACCTGTCACCAGTATTCGTCAATTAATGGATCAGATTGACAAGTATAAGAGGGTTGAGGAAGACCAGCTGCAAGATAAGGGGAAGGGCAAGGTTATCTCTCAGGAGAGGAGGAATTTCAGGTCAGAACGTTACAACAATAACAAACCCCAGCGAGATTTTGCTGGACAATCTGGACCTGCAGCCCCATAAGTAGTAAACACCGTGTTTTGAGAACTGGTGCATCAAGTTTTGGAAAAGATCAAGAACGAGCCGTATTTTATATAGCCGAACAAGATAAGTGGAGATCCTTCAAGGCGTAATCAAAGCCTCCATTGCCAATATCATTAGGACCGAGGACATACCACTGAAGATTGTTGAACATTGTGGAATCATCTGGAACAATTGGTTAAGGAGGGGAAGCTATAACAATTTCTGTATTGACCCAATGAATAGGGAGACCGGTCAAGGTCACAGGGCCAGGGGAGTGCTTCTTCAAGGCCCCTATTGGGCATAATCAATGTTACATTTACCACACCTGGAAGGACTGGCTCTCAACCTGCCAGGGTGATGTCTATGGCTAGGTCGCTAGTCGAGGACCTAAACTCCGAGCCGAAGAGAGCTAGATTAGAGATTTGACCTTCATTGAGTTTCTCGGATGAAGACAAGATCAGAACTATCCAACCACATAGTGACGCTTTGGTGGTCACCTTCGGATATGGGGGTATGATGTAAAGAGGGTAATGGTGGATCAAGGCAGTTATGTAGAAGTCATGTATCCTAACCTATATAAAGGattgaacttgaaacttgaaGACCTGACAGCTTACGATTCACCTCTGGCGGGTTTTGATGGAAAACTTGTTACCCCAAAGGGTTAAATTAGGTTACTAGTGCAAGCCGGTTTAGATGTGGTGGAAGTGGATTTCATAGTGGTGgatgcatactccccctacacagccATTGTTGCCAAACCCTAGCTTCACACCTTGGGTGCCATTTCTTCAACTCTACATCAGAAGGTTAAGTATTTGTCCAGAGACTGGGTTGAGGAACTAGTAGGGAACCAGGCTATGGCTAGGCAGTGCCTCGTGTCTGCAATTTTGCATTAGCCAGCAGCTGAGTCCTCGGCCATAGTCAAAGAAGGTTTATAGCAGTCAATGTCTTCGGAATTACCAATGAGGGGGCCTGTCGAGGATGCTAAATATCAAGATTTGGAGAAATTCCCCATTGGTGACAACCCAGACAAGTTTTTTTAGGTTGGGGCTCAGCTTCCATCTCAGGAGAAGGAAGAGGTGGTAGTTTTTCTTAAGAACAACATTGATGTATTTGCTTGGGATGCTTACGAGGCTCCGGGAGTGGATCCGAGCTTCATCTGCCGTCATCTAAATGTCAATCCATCTGTCATCCCCAGGAAACAACCACCTTGGCTTTCATCCGAGGATGTTGTAAAGGATGAGGTGATGAAACTTAAGCCAGctggggctattaaagaggttttttttaCCCTGAATGGCTAGCTAACACCGTAGTGGTTAAGAAGAAGATGGGAAAGTGGTGTGTATGCGTAGATTTTATAGACTTGAACAAAACTTGCCTAAAGGATACTTTCCCTATGCCTCGGATTGATCTGTTAGTGGATGCCACTGTAagccaccctcgaatgagctttttGGATACCTTTCAAGGGTATCATCAAATGCCTCTAGCCCTGGACGACCAAGAGAGGACAGCTTTTGTTACTCTTGTAGGAAACTatcattacaaagtgatgccatttggtttgaagaatgcagggCTACCTACCAAaagatgatgaccaggatgtttgaaccACAGTTGGGAAAAACCATTGAGATTTATATCAATGATATGGTAGTAAAAAGCAAGGCAGAGTTCGAGCATGTTAGTGATCTCGGGAATATTTTTGATATCTTGAGGAAGCACAAACTACAACTTAACGCTTCCAAGTGTTCCTTTGGTGTCGGGTTTGGCAAGTTTTTGGGCTACATGGTCACAAACTACGGAATTGAAGTCAATCCCAACCAGATTAAGGTGATCAACAACTTGCAACCACCTTGGAATCttaaagaggtccagaagcttacaGGAATGATTGCTGTCCTGAACCTGTTCATTTCTTGGTCAGTTGATAGGTGTAGACCTTTCTTTAAATTgttaaataagtggaaagggtttgaatggaCCGATGAATGTGCCTGGGCTTTCCAACAATTGAAAGAATACCTTTCTCGGCCACCAATTATGTCAAGGCCTGAGATAAATGAGGTTTTGTTCGCTTACCTTGCCATGGCCACTCATGCGATAAGTCTAGTTTTAATTCGTGTCGACTGTGGTGTACAGAAACCAGTCTATTATATAAGCAAGTCATTACATGAAGCGGAAGTCCGGTACTTACCACTTGAAAAGGCTATTTTTGCAATAGTGCATGGCACACGTAAGCTCCCCCATTATTTCCAATCACACACGGTTGTTGTTTTGACTTAACTCCCGCTTAGATCCTTACTTCGAAGTGCCGATTACATAGGGAGAATTGTGAAGTGGGGCATgatcctaggggcttttgatatcaagtatatgcctcgcACTTCGATtaaaggtcaggtcctcgctGATTTGGTAGTTGAGTTCGCAGAGACTCCATCAGAAGATAAATTAGAGGAGTAAAACATGGATGAAAAACTGGTTGGCATAATCTCCTTGCAAGAACCTTTGTCATGAAAGGTTTACGTTGATGGTCTACCTAACTACAAAAGATCTAGAGTGGGGCTAGTCCTAGTATCCCAAGAAAGGATCACAATCGAGAAGTCCTTAAGATTGAGATTCTCGGCTACAAATAATGAGGTTGAGTACGAAGCCCTCTTAGTAGGGATGAccataattcaaaaaattggtGGAAAGGCAGTGGAGATGTTCTCTAATTCAAGACTGGTGGTAGGCCAAGTCCAAGGGGAGTTGGAGGCAAGGGATCCCAGAATGCAGGAGTATTTGAGCTAGGTTAGACACTTGCAATTTGGATTTGAGTCTTTTGCTTTATCACAAGTTCCTAGAAGTAGGAATGCATATGCGGATTCTCTTGCCACACTGGCAACCTCCTAGGCACAGGACTTACCCCGGGTAATCCTTGTGGAAGACTTACACAAACCTTCCGAAGAGGTAAGGAATGTGATTCAAGTTCATCAGGTCAGGGTGaggcctagctggatggaccctattATGCTATTCCTTAAAGAAGATGTTTTGCCCAAGAATAAATCCGAGGCTGACATGGTGTGAAGAAAAGCACCTTGGttttggttgtccgaggaccaaaaactGTATAAAAGATCTTTTTCTAGCCCGTATCTGTTGTGCGTGCACCCTGAAGCAATGGAGCTGGTCCTAGAAGAATTGCATGAAGGAATTTATGGAAGCCATACGGGTGGTAGATCTTTGTCTCACAGGGCCCTCACACAAGGCTActggtggccaaacatgcaaAAGGAAGCTCAAGACTATGtaaagaagtgtgatcaatgccaaagatttgcaccAAACATTCACCAACCTTCTTAATCCCTTGACCAACCCTTGGCCTTTCGCTCAGTGGGGCTTAGATATTGTGAGGCCTTTCCCTAAGGCAGTAGGTAATAAGAGATATTTGTTGGTCAGTAcggattatttcactaaatgggttgaagtTGAACCCCTATTAAACATCAGGGACATGGACgccaaaaaatttgtttggaagaatattgtcaCACGGTTCAGGATTCCTCACACTCTCATCTTGGATAATGGGCTTTAGTTTGATAGTAAAACCTTTAGGAGGTATTGCTGCAATCTGGGAATAAAGAATAGGTATTCCACTCTAGCCTATCCACAAGGAAATGGGTAGGTCGAGACTGTCAAAAAAGTTACAGTGGGtggactcaaaaaaaaaactagacgATGCAAAAGGGAAATGGGTAGAAGAATTGCCACACGTCCTTTGGACTTACCGGACTACACCTCATAGATCTACATGAGAGACTCCTTTCTTAATGACCTATGGTGCCGAAGCTGTCATCCCTTTGGAGACTGGTTTCCCCATACTTAGAACAAGTTCTTTCACTTCAAGTGGCAACGATGAGCTGTTGGAAAAAAGCCtagatttaattgaagaatGGAGAGAAAATGCTAGGGTCTAATTAGCTtattatcaacacaagctcaaaCAAAAATACGATGCTAATGTGAAGCTAAGGTCACTGGCACCTGGAGATTTGGTTCTAAGAAAAGTTATGGGGACTGCTAAGAACCCAACATGGGGGAAGTTaggacctaattgggaagggcTCTATCGTATTACATCAGTGGCCGAGATTGGTGCTTATTATCTAGAAGATCTAGAAGAAAGGGCCGTACCACGCCCCTGGAATGTATATAATCTAAGGAGATATTATTATTACTGAAGATTCTCTTTACTTCAGTTTGGGTTTGTTACATTGCTTGTCAGGTGTTCTGGACATCTATCTAAATATCAAACTAAACCTTGGCCTTGCCTGGCTCCTCGAATCAcatgccttgggaaaattgatatctttattcattattcttagtattaaatagaaccttagctatgccaggttcctcggaccatctgctttgggaaaattaatactcattggcatctatctaagtattaaactaaACCTTGgccatgcctggctccttggaccacatgccttgggaaaattgataactttattcattattctaagtattaaatagaaccttagctatgcccgATTCCTCGGACCctctgctttgggaaaattaatactcattggcatctatctaagtatcaaattGAACATTGGCCATGCCTGGCTCCTAGGATCAcatgccttgggaaaattgataactttattcattattctaagtattaaacagaaccttatcTATGCCTGGTTCTTCAGACcatctgctttgggaaaattaatactcagAAAGTAAACACGACTTGACCATTACCCAAGTGACTAAGCATGACATACTCTGGGTATAGTTACAATGGTCTCAATTAGATGTtcatgagcatcacttaaagcatttgcAAGCATACCCATGTTTGTATGAAAGTGGTCTGCCACTCAGCTCCTGTAAAGTTATTTTTAAGTAAGGCAAGTTGCAACTTTAAAAACTTTGCTCACGTCACAATGTTGagtaagtttttcaaaaaaaaaaaaattaggcatGGCTGAGGTGTTTAACTTAGCAAATTcaagttattttaatattgatCATATTTTTGCGTAAGGTACGTGTTGTTACTTAGACAGATTGGTCACTCAAGATATATTCCATCATAACAAGcaaaatcataaaaagaaaatctgCAACTTCCATTAAAGTTTAGGCCTCTAACAAAGGTAGTTAAATAACAAGGAAAAGatacaattattttttcatctttattacaAGTTTTTCCTTCACATCTTTGGGAGGCTAGGTATCCACTGCTATGGGGGGTACTTGAGCCTTATCCTTAGGGTCCACTTTTGGAGGTATGGCAAGGGTTGCCAATACCAGCTCCATGCTCTGGGaagtttccttttctttgagGAAATCCCTTTGAACAGTTGGAGCTAAGTTAGCGCCTTGGACTGTACCTTGGTTGGCATCCCTAGCTTTTATAGTGTCCTCAGCCTGCTCCCCACCCTCAGAAGAAGTGTTAGCTACAGGAGGGGCTTTGGGTGGACTTCCTTGGGCTTCAGCTGCTTCCGAGGGTGTCGGGTCGGCCTTAGAATCTGAAAAGCTCACAAGGCGTATGGTTGGCGGGTAGTAGACACTTTCTGCCCTCTTGAGCATGGAAGTGGCCTCAACCCCAGCCTGGTTGAGGGCTTCTTCCCATGTTTGGGTGTAGTAAGTTTTGCAAACGGCAGGGACCTCAGCCCTAAGGGTGTCCTCAGTCTCAGCCATGCCTACATCATAGCCATATTACTCTGCTTCGTCTTTGGCTTTCTCTGCTTCCTTTTAAGCTTTCTCGGTGAGACCTTTGGCCTTCTTGACCTCTTCTAGCTTCTTTTTTAATGCAGCAATCTGTGTTTTGGAAGAGGCCAGGTTGTCCTCAGCAGTACGCAGCAGCAACCTCTGACTTTCAGCATGTTTTTCAGCACTGTCCAAGGATGCTGCTGCGTACTTTCTCTCCTTCTCCTCCTTTTGTAGCTTCTTCTTAAGCTTCTAAATACTCTTCTTGACCACATGAAAGGCGTCCATAATAGCGTTATGCCTCCCTTTTTCCTCTTTCATCTGTCGATGGTAGGAGTTGGCTATCTCTTCAGCTCGGAAAGATGCTTGAACAGCCTgccaaggaaagaaaaaagaatcagaagaggaaattgaagagaATAAGTTAGAAAGAAAGGAGAGGAATGTACCATAGCCAGATGTCTTTAGAGACTGAGAAAAACCTCATGTCTCCTTATGTCTTGTAGCTCGGCCATGCCCTCAGAGAGCAGCAAAGCTTGCTCCACTGCGTTAGCCATGTAACCAGCTACTCCTCTTTGAAAATCATGAATTAAGGCATTAGTAAGGAGAGGTTCCCCATTCAGCATTGGGGAAGATAGCCAGGCTAGAGGCCCCATCTGGGGGTCGCTCCTCTTCTCGGCAACCTTTTCATTGCCCCTCTGCCTCGTTTTGGCTTGTTTGGATGCCCTTTGAACCTCATCCTTACTAGGGGGAAGGGTTTTTCTAGCTCCGATCACCTCCTTCCCCTTTGACACTCTCTTCCTTTTCAGTTATGCTACTTGAGAGGGTAAGGCAAGTGGAGGAATGGGGATCCTAGTCTGGGATAGAGTGGGAAACTTAGCCTAGGCAGCCTTCCCAGGTGCATCCCTCCTAGGTTGAGACTCTATTAAGTCAAGTAAACTGGACTTTGTTTTGCGTTGTATCCTCATCTCATCGATTATTGGTGAGAATGGAGGGCCGAGATTAGGATTTGAAACTTTCGGGGACAATAGTCGGTTGAAAACTTCAAACTTGTCCTCGGGATCAGCTACTTCtaccacttcttcttcttgtatACATGGGGGGGGGGGTAAGATGAAGTGGCCACATTGGTTGTCTGTTATAGCGACAAGGCCCCTATTGTTGGTATACCTTCAGGAATGGGGGTTGTAATTTCTTTGATCTTTACTTTTGGACCAGGAAGAAGGAAACCTGGAGCAGCTACGCTTATCCGATGTAGGTAGGGGTCTCTAGCCCTTATGACGAACTTCAGAGCTTGGAAGCTGGACGAGATCGACGTGTATCCGAGGATCAAGTGAGCCATTCATAACTGGCCAACCAAATTTACAAATACCTCAGCCTTAAGGATTTTGTCTAGGCTATCCTTGTTGACTAGGTTGAAATTCGGTTCAGCATCGCGTCTGTTTGCAAATCCATCagtgaaataaaattttgtcagATATAAAAATATAGTAAATCAAAGAAAGGACTTGTAAATGAATACCCTAGGCTaagtaccccacctggttctccttctCTCGTCAAGTAAGGGAGACCATCACTCTACTCCCCTGACAAGATCAGGAAGTCTTTATTTAGCCCCTTGTTGGATTTGGGGAGGCATTGAATGAGCCTAATCTCGGGATACCTTGATTTCAAGTAGTATCCCTGTCCCTTTAGGCGGTGAAGGTTATAGACCCAATTGACATCATGGTGGGTTAGACCTAAACCCATCTTTTCATTGAGAGCATCCACGGAGCCTAAGATCCTAAATATATTAGGGACACATTGAGTGAGAACTAACCTATAAGCTCTAAGGTAGTCTCTAGTGACTCCACCCATGGGGATTTTCATCCCTCCTTCTATGAATGCAATCATTGGGATCACTACCTCCCCGACTTGCCTATCCTCATGCCATTGACTCTCATCACAGTATCTAATTCCTACTCCTGGAGGGATATTATAACGAGCCCTAAAGCTTTCTATCCCCTCCTTGGGATCTACTAAATTCTTAAATCTACCCATTTCTAGAAGAGGCTGGGAAAACTAAAgagattgaaaaagaaagaacgtGAAGAAAGAGGAGGatgtagaaaattaaagagCAAAAGTTTAAGAAGACTTACGGGGAGAGTATAGCTGTCCTCGGACGGGTCCTTAGTATTTGTAAGGGCTCAGGAAGGTTGAAAAAGTGTATAGGTTCAAGGTATGAGTGCTAGAACGAATGAATGCTAAAGTGAgggaaaaaattgattaaatagGTATTTATACCAAGGAGAGAGCAGAGAGCAGGAAAATTCCCACTTAATTCCCAACGAGGCCTTCAACC encodes:
- the LOC126704653 gene encoding uncharacterized protein LOC126704653, translating into MAVHSKNEALMCKVFSSSLRLVAMRWFDGLRAGFISSFKELTQMFGSHFITCSRAPRPLASLLSLSIRDGGTMKTYSNRYWEMFNEIEGDFKDVAISTFKLGLLAGHGLRKALARKPVTSIRQLMDQIDKYKRVEEDQLQDKGKGKVISQERRNFRSERYNNNKPQRDFAGQSGPAAP